One window of Halopseudomonas maritima genomic DNA carries:
- a CDS encoding DNA-binding protein: protein MDMEGVGPENLIGAPPIMPWPKFADWIGMGDEPRVVESWIQRGYLPTKKIGKRQMVNVALLVRQLLEEE, encoded by the coding sequence ATGGATATGGAAGGCGTAGGACCGGAAAACCTCATTGGCGCACCGCCAATCATGCCGTGGCCCAAGTTTGCCGACTGGATCGGCATGGGCGATGAACCCCGCGTGGTTGAGTCATGGATTCAACGGGGCTATCTCCCGACCAAGAAAATCGGCAAGCGCCAGATGGTCAACGTCGCGTTGCTTGTCCGTCAGTTGCTGGAAGAGGAATAG
- a CDS encoding attachment protein: MRWVVALLLMIGAGPSFAVDYYWGIAYRGSYSGASPQAACSAMTSAKTSSTEIWTVDQVFMVSPTHYKCYAKVVNPNYPNQPSISKQDAYRYGDNCPIGTTEDAATGLCEVDCSDTVGESLFVRGDNAVVINSNGTNYVASQAPESICSLNCSYAPTSSFSASCYLVAGSTTSGYCNYIVEGTGDTCSGSNLVAGDTSGDPLNPVDPGDGSEPEEPDPCHGVPGYEWDGSTCVKTDGEGGGDGSGDGGDGSGDGDGDGSGDGDGGDGSGDGGSGDGGSGGDGDGGGSGDGDGDGSGGGGGGSGDGGCTGEDCGEGEGGGLNRPEKGNFEEAIAEYEQKITDTLAEIKDQSGQFGSLIEQKMTIPLNSGNAVLPCFEAEVVGRTVGFCLSDNADQLAILRNILLFLATVIALFIIFREDK, from the coding sequence ATGCGTTGGGTCGTTGCACTACTTCTGATGATAGGGGCCGGTCCCTCTTTTGCTGTCGATTACTATTGGGGCATCGCATATCGCGGCAGCTATTCGGGCGCATCTCCCCAAGCCGCCTGTTCTGCCATGACCTCGGCCAAGACTAGCTCGACTGAAATTTGGACTGTTGACCAAGTTTTCATGGTCTCGCCCACGCATTACAAGTGCTATGCCAAGGTGGTTAATCCGAACTACCCAAATCAGCCTTCCATTTCCAAGCAGGACGCTTATCGGTACGGCGACAACTGCCCCATTGGCACGACTGAAGATGCCGCTACTGGTCTTTGTGAGGTCGATTGCTCTGACACTGTTGGCGAGTCCTTGTTTGTTCGTGGCGATAACGCCGTTGTTATTAATAGCAATGGCACCAATTACGTTGCCTCTCAGGCGCCTGAGTCGATCTGCTCCCTCAACTGCAGCTACGCGCCTACCTCTAGTTTTTCTGCCAGCTGTTATCTCGTAGCGGGCTCCACTACTTCCGGTTATTGCAACTACATCGTCGAGGGCACAGGTGATACCTGCAGCGGCTCGAACCTCGTTGCCGGCGATACCTCTGGCGACCCTCTTAACCCTGTTGATCCAGGTGATGGCAGTGAGCCGGAAGAACCTGATCCCTGTCATGGTGTGCCTGGCTACGAGTGGGACGGCTCCACCTGCGTCAAAACTGACGGCGAAGGCGGTGGTGATGGTTCGGGTGATGGTGGTGACGGCTCCGGTGATGGTGACGGCGATGGATCGGGCGACGGCGATGGCGGTGACGGCTCGGGTGACGGCGGGTCGGGTGACGGCGGGTCGGGTGGCGATGGCGATGGCGGTGGCTCGGGTGATGGCGACGGTGACGGTTCAGGCGGCGGCGGTGGCGGGTCGGGCGATGGTGGCTGCACTGGTGAGGATTGCGGCGAAGGTGAGGGCGGCGGTCTCAACCGTCCCGAGAAAGGCAACTTCGAAGAAGCCATAGCTGAATACGAGCAAAAGATCACCGACACGCTTGCCGAGATCAAAGACCAGTCCGGCCAGTTCGGGTCGCTGATCGAGCAAAAGATGACTATCCCGCTGAATTCCGGTAACGCCGTTTTGCCCTGCTTTGAAGCTGAGGTAGTAGGCCGCACGGTCGGCTTCTGCCTGTCTGATAACGCTGATCAGCTCGCCATCCTGCGCAACATCCTGCTGTTTCTCGCAACCGTGATCGCCCTGTTCATCATCTTCCGGGAGGACAAGTAA
- a CDS encoding DUF2523 family protein — MDIPFIGDILEFFQAVWDWIYSGIYDFVKEAFVLATKVAIYSYYQALLFALQVAYQTFHELVSEIGISDKVQQYYNMLDADVRSVLAFFGIPDALMIIFSAIGTRWTLKFVPFVGR, encoded by the coding sequence ATGGATATCCCGTTTATCGGTGACATTCTCGAGTTTTTTCAGGCTGTCTGGGACTGGATCTATTCAGGCATCTACGACTTTGTGAAAGAGGCCTTTGTACTCGCCACCAAGGTCGCCATCTATAGCTATTACCAAGCCCTGCTATTCGCCCTGCAGGTGGCTTATCAGACTTTTCACGAACTGGTGAGCGAGATCGGCATCAGCGACAAGGTGCAGCAGTACTACAACATGTTGGACGCTGACGTTCGCTCGGTGCTTGCGTTCTTCGGCATACCTGATGCGCTGATGATTATCTTCTCGGCCATCGGCACCCGCTGGACCCTCAAGTTCGTACCGTTTGTGGGGCGCTGA
- a CDS encoding zonular occludens toxin domain-containing protein, with the protein MAIKIHHGPNGSYKTSGAIQDDLIPALKAGRHIITNIRGLTRERVFQVFPDLPSSVEIENLDLENLDDLEKMRTFPQWALRGAFIIFDETQLIFLKSWRETDLRKFDFPGGPQAAKEADRPINWLDGWTRHRHWNWDIILTTPNIGYIREDIRLTAEKAYLHSNLAVIGIKGRYKESQHSATENKPAMKGSMVAVKKINKRTFQLYDSTATGTVSDTIAGKSIFRDPKVLFLLGLPALFVGNFLLGGGFSFNQPNDDPAPAAQPVAGAVAGHPGSNSIPVNPPRNDGYFSLPGQQGDRLAAVTHPFQNHVIQIRGSLLGDKDAFRLYLFDVIAPGGERFQLNSRQLRQSGYSLSETADCSVRLTFAGASFYAVCAGAAERAAERLVSERSGAPSSEPARPYVRVIEHSAPR; encoded by the coding sequence ATGGCTATCAAAATCCACCATGGCCCTAACGGCTCCTATAAAACCTCCGGCGCTATTCAGGATGACTTGATTCCTGCACTTAAGGCCGGTCGGCACATCATCACCAACATTCGTGGCCTGACACGTGAGCGGGTGTTTCAGGTGTTTCCTGACCTGCCGTCGAGCGTCGAGATTGAAAACCTCGATCTGGAAAACCTCGACGACTTGGAGAAGATGCGCACCTTTCCGCAGTGGGCACTGCGGGGCGCGTTCATCATCTTCGATGAAACGCAGCTGATCTTCCTCAAGTCGTGGCGCGAAACCGATCTGCGCAAGTTCGATTTCCCGGGTGGTCCCCAGGCTGCAAAAGAAGCTGACCGGCCCATCAACTGGCTGGATGGCTGGACCCGTCACCGGCACTGGAACTGGGACATCATCCTCACCACGCCCAACATCGGCTACATCCGCGAAGACATTCGCTTGACCGCCGAGAAAGCCTACCTGCATTCGAATTTGGCCGTGATTGGCATCAAGGGCCGTTACAAGGAATCGCAGCACTCGGCCACCGAGAACAAGCCCGCCATGAAAGGCTCCATGGTCGCCGTTAAGAAGATCAACAAGAGGACTTTTCAGCTCTATGACTCAACAGCAACCGGTACCGTCTCCGACACCATCGCGGGCAAGAGCATTTTTCGAGACCCTAAAGTACTTTTTCTACTCGGTCTTCCGGCCCTTTTTGTTGGGAATTTTCTACTTGGTGGTGGATTCAGCTTCAACCAGCCTAATGATGATCCTGCGCCTGCTGCGCAGCCTGTGGCGGGTGCTGTGGCCGGTCATCCGGGTAGTAATTCAATACCTGTTAATCCGCCTCGTAACGATGGTTATTTTTCTCTACCTGGGCAGCAAGGTGATCGGCTGGCTGCTGTGACCCATCCCTTCCAAAACCATGTAATCCAGATTCGTGGGTCATTGCTTGGCGACAAAGACGCCTTTCGGCTCTACCTGTTCGATGTGATCGCCCCCGGTGGTGAGCGTTTCCAGCTTAACAGCCGCCAGCTTCGACAGAGTGGCTACTCCCTTTCCGAGACGGCTGATTGTTCGGTGCGGCTGACTTTCGCAGGCGCATCCTTCTACGCCGTATGCGCCGGGGCTGCGGAGCGCGCCGCCGAGCGGCTCGTCTCGGAGCGTAGCGGCGCGCCCAGCAGCGAACCCGCGCGCCCCTATGTCCGCGTCATCGAGCACAGCGCGCCCCGCTGA
- a CDS encoding phage integrase: MAITKQPDGRWKADVEPVKGKRFRKTFKTKAEALRFEATCRSKVALDGDWSPKPKDKRKLLELVEQWYQLHGVTLANGVQRHAILVEYAKALGNPVARTLNGSSVARLRSAQLKAGLAPKTANNRLGYLKAVYNQLHEMGVIDYRSPINLRPIKLQENPLTYLTCDQITELLAVLDSRPLSPHPAMIARICLATGARWGEAQALTPERVKGGSVLFANTKSKRVRSVPIAPGLHLDLVQHWRRHGPFTQCMNGFRKALELVSFKLPRGQASHVLRHTFASHFIMNGGNIVTLQKVLGHSSLSMTLRYAHLSPDHLSEAVRLNPLFDTLSTQGQGNKEKSL; this comes from the coding sequence ATGGCGATCACTAAGCAACCTGATGGCCGTTGGAAAGCGGACGTTGAACCCGTCAAAGGGAAACGGTTTCGCAAGACTTTTAAAACCAAGGCTGAGGCCCTGCGGTTTGAGGCTACTTGCCGTTCAAAGGTCGCTTTAGACGGTGATTGGTCTCCCAAGCCCAAGGACAAGCGCAAGCTGTTGGAACTGGTCGAACAGTGGTACCAGCTTCACGGCGTTACCCTGGCCAACGGTGTGCAGCGCCATGCTATTTTGGTTGAGTACGCCAAGGCGCTCGGCAATCCGGTTGCCCGTACTTTGAACGGGTCTTCTGTGGCTCGCTTGCGATCTGCACAGCTCAAAGCAGGCTTGGCACCTAAAACGGCTAATAACCGGCTGGGCTATCTCAAGGCCGTTTATAACCAGCTGCATGAAATGGGCGTGATTGACTACCGCTCGCCTATCAATCTGCGTCCGATCAAGCTGCAGGAAAACCCGCTCACGTACCTTACCTGTGACCAGATCACCGAATTACTAGCCGTTCTCGACTCCCGCCCGCTGTCCCCACACCCGGCCATGATCGCCCGCATTTGCCTCGCTACTGGTGCCCGCTGGGGTGAGGCCCAAGCCCTGACCCCGGAACGTGTCAAAGGCGGTTCAGTGCTGTTTGCCAACACTAAGTCAAAGCGGGTGCGGTCTGTTCCTATTGCACCGGGATTGCATCTTGATCTGGTCCAGCATTGGCGGCGGCACGGTCCGTTTACTCAATGCATGAACGGATTTCGCAAAGCTCTGGAACTGGTTTCTTTCAAGCTACCTCGGGGGCAGGCATCGCATGTGCTGCGGCATACCTTCGCCAGTCACTTCATCATGAATGGCGGCAACATCGTCACGCTGCAAAAAGTGCTTGGGCATTCCTCGCTGTCGATGACGTTACGCTATGCGCATCTGTCGCCTGATCATCTGTCTGAAGCTGTGCGGCTGAACCCGCTGTTCGACACTTTGTCGACACAAGGGCAGGGGAATAAGGAAAAGTCTTTGTAA
- a CDS encoding LLM class flavin-dependent oxidoreductase: protein MTQHAITLSVLDLCSIAEGATPTTALHNALALAQHCETLGYRRFWVAEHHNMTGIASAATSVVMGYLAAGTQQIRIGSGGIMLPNHAPLQIAEQFGTLESLYPGRIDLGLGRAPGTDGITAQALRRGRTDGSDFPQMLDELRQLFAPAAPDQRLRAVPGAGLNVPIWLLGSSTFSAQLAGQLGLPFAFAGQFSPDYLFSALRLYREHFIPSEQLTTPYAMLGINAYLADDREQAHYLASSHQQAFLKLIRGTPGQLPPPTHDMESLWQPHERHQVMSTLSGSLIGDVDAVGSQLAELLERTGVNELIVNSPIFDQSARQHSYGLLKQVADSL from the coding sequence ATGACGCAGCACGCCATAACGCTGTCCGTACTGGACCTATGCTCCATCGCCGAGGGAGCCACCCCCACCACCGCCCTGCACAATGCACTGGCGCTAGCGCAACACTGCGAAACCCTGGGCTACCGGCGATTCTGGGTAGCCGAGCACCACAACATGACCGGCATTGCCAGCGCCGCCACCTCAGTGGTGATGGGCTACCTGGCCGCAGGTACCCAGCAGATCCGCATCGGCTCAGGCGGCATTATGCTGCCCAACCACGCGCCACTGCAGATTGCCGAACAGTTCGGCACCCTGGAATCACTCTACCCCGGCCGCATAGACCTGGGGCTGGGCCGCGCGCCCGGTACCGACGGAATCACCGCGCAAGCGCTGCGCCGAGGCCGCACCGACGGGTCTGACTTTCCACAGATGCTGGACGAGCTGCGCCAACTGTTTGCCCCTGCCGCACCCGACCAACGGCTACGTGCGGTACCCGGCGCCGGGTTGAACGTACCCATCTGGCTACTTGGCTCCAGCACCTTCAGCGCCCAGTTGGCCGGGCAGCTGGGACTGCCCTTTGCCTTCGCCGGGCAATTCTCACCCGACTACCTGTTCAGCGCCCTGCGGCTGTATCGCGAACACTTCATACCCAGCGAGCAATTGACCACGCCCTACGCCATGCTGGGCATCAACGCCTACCTCGCCGACGATCGCGAACAGGCCCATTACCTGGCCAGCTCTCACCAACAGGCTTTTCTCAAGCTGATTCGGGGTACACCGGGGCAACTGCCACCGCCGACCCACGATATGGAGTCGCTATGGCAGCCGCACGAGCGCCATCAAGTCATGTCCACGCTATCAGGCAGCCTGATTGGTGACGTTGACGCGGTTGGCAGTCAGTTGGCCGAACTGCTGGAACGTACCGGCGTCAACGAGCTGATCGTCAATAGCCCTATTTTTGACCAGAGCGCGCGCCAGCACAGCTATGGCCTGCTGAAACAGGTGGCCGACTCGCTGTAA
- a CDS encoding EAL domain-containing protein, translating into MLPVKRAIMVLLSLMVGLFLIVSWLMASLNLEFAESAMGQLRERQITDTFYANLDRINAHHRLMAQSTQGLARAGSLLPRQGAGTGQLDDSLRHALTDFPDSHGSTLWYASGRLPTRYAYRQAQGIAITAVPADEQRQLREWYEKLVAARGNNALVDPTLNWTAAYYKSSIDSVVISHATLVLGSGGTPIGLATTDWLADDVIRTVSRVEVTPGTFSFLIDHANRNLSSLSAAADQSRAQTLINGVIGLDLHTQLKPQSLPHVINSRQLTSPMQQLSQRLNGEDYRLFFSRSRAGMVFGIGVPQAEIDAVLAPMRASNVRLQLIAGVVMLLISALILYLVAGTLRQLQTLYTDSLTNLPNRERLLVDLKKSHTASLVLLNIDAFKEINDFYGHRCGDHVIVSLAQALQRHLDSHPKWRGSRLYRMPADELAIWLPGHHDSSSLTPALEQLLAFIGNVQVRWQEQPLALNASLGVACSGQGEAADLTGEQLLHGANIALELARMNMESHVFYDARQRVRESYEQNLIGANRLRAALEQDRIVAFYQPILNLSTGRIDKYECLVRMLDEQGEPISPIHFLELAKKIRLYRSLTRRMVDTALERFAGQPWSFSLNLSCDDLLDPELTDYILSQIDRHQVGPQVIFEILESEGIENYTAVRQFIDRAKVLGCRIAIDDFGTGYSNFEHLLRLDVDLIKIDGSLIRQLDSNPTALTLCRGIVQFAEELGMQTVAEFVHSPDVLQRVQALGIQFAQGAAIGMPSAALITEVELEAD; encoded by the coding sequence ATGCTGCCAGTCAAGCGCGCAATTATGGTCCTGCTCAGCCTGATGGTAGGGCTCTTTCTGATCGTCAGTTGGCTGATGGCTAGCCTGAATCTCGAGTTTGCCGAAAGCGCCATGGGGCAACTACGCGAACGCCAGATTACCGACACCTTCTACGCCAATCTGGACCGCATCAACGCACACCACCGATTGATGGCGCAAAGCACCCAGGGTCTGGCGCGTGCCGGCAGCCTGCTACCGCGCCAGGGCGCCGGCACAGGGCAGCTGGACGATAGCCTTCGCCACGCGCTGACGGACTTTCCCGACAGCCACGGCAGCACCCTCTGGTACGCCAGCGGCCGCCTACCCACACGCTATGCCTATCGACAGGCCCAGGGCATCGCCATTACTGCCGTACCGGCCGACGAACAGCGGCAGTTGCGCGAGTGGTACGAAAAACTGGTGGCGGCCCGAGGCAACAACGCGCTGGTCGACCCGACGCTGAACTGGACCGCCGCCTACTACAAAAGCAGCATCGACTCGGTGGTGATCAGTCACGCCACCCTGGTACTGGGCAGCGGCGGCACACCGATTGGGCTGGCGACCACTGACTGGCTGGCCGACGATGTCATCCGCACGGTCAGCCGTGTGGAGGTTACGCCGGGCACCTTTTCCTTTCTGATCGACCATGCCAACCGTAACCTCTCCAGCCTCTCGGCAGCCGCCGACCAGAGCCGCGCGCAAACCCTGATTAACGGCGTTATCGGGCTGGATCTGCACACCCAACTCAAGCCCCAGTCGCTGCCACATGTCATCAACTCGCGCCAGCTGACCTCGCCCATGCAGCAGCTGTCGCAGCGCCTGAACGGCGAGGATTACCGCCTGTTCTTTTCACGCAGCCGCGCCGGCATGGTGTTTGGCATTGGTGTGCCACAGGCAGAGATTGATGCTGTACTGGCGCCAATGCGCGCCAGCAACGTGCGTCTTCAGCTGATTGCCGGCGTAGTCATGCTGTTGATCTCGGCATTGATTCTGTATCTGGTAGCCGGCACCTTGCGACAGCTGCAAACCCTGTATACCGACAGCCTGACCAACCTGCCTAACCGAGAACGTCTGCTGGTCGACCTGAAGAAAAGCCATACCGCCAGCCTGGTATTGCTGAACATCGACGCCTTCAAGGAGATCAACGACTTTTACGGCCATCGCTGCGGAGATCACGTCATCGTCAGTTTGGCCCAGGCCCTGCAGCGCCACCTGGACAGCCACCCCAAGTGGCGCGGCAGCCGTCTCTACCGAATGCCGGCAGACGAACTGGCTATCTGGTTGCCCGGCCATCACGACTCCAGCAGCCTGACCCCGGCGCTGGAACAGTTGCTGGCCTTCATCGGCAACGTGCAGGTGCGTTGGCAAGAACAGCCGCTGGCGCTCAACGCCAGTCTCGGCGTGGCCTGCAGCGGTCAAGGCGAAGCCGCCGACCTGACCGGCGAACAACTGCTGCATGGGGCCAACATTGCCCTGGAGCTGGCACGCATGAACATGGAAAGCCACGTGTTCTACGATGCCCGCCAGCGTGTACGCGAGAGCTACGAACAAAATCTGATTGGCGCCAACCGGCTGCGCGCAGCCTTGGAACAGGACCGCATCGTTGCCTTCTACCAGCCGATTTTGAACTTGAGCACCGGACGCATCGACAAGTACGAGTGCCTGGTGCGTATGCTCGATGAGCAGGGTGAGCCCATCAGCCCGATACACTTTCTGGAGCTGGCCAAAAAGATCAGACTTTACCGCTCGCTGACCCGCCGCATGGTGGATACCGCGCTGGAGCGCTTCGCGGGCCAGCCCTGGAGTTTTTCGCTCAACCTGTCCTGTGATGACCTGCTGGACCCGGAGCTGACCGACTACATTCTCAGCCAAATCGACCGGCACCAGGTCGGCCCACAGGTCATCTTTGAAATCCTGGAGTCCGAGGGTATCGAAAACTACACCGCCGTACGCCAATTCATCGACCGCGCCAAAGTACTGGGCTGTCGCATCGCGATTGATGACTTCGGCACCGGGTACTCCAACTTTGAACACCTGCTGCGCCTGGATGTCGACCTGATCAAGATCGACGGCAGCCTGATACGCCAGCTCGACAGCAACCCGACCGCCTTGACCCTGTGCCGCGGCATCGTCCAGTTCGCCGAGGAACTGGGCATGCAAACGGTCGCCGAGTTTGTGCACAGCCCCGACGTACTGCAGCGCGTGCAGGCGCTGGGCATTCAGTTCGCCCAGGGCGCAGCCATCGGCATGCCGTCTGCTGCACTGATCACTGAAGTGGAGTTAGAAGCCGACTGA
- a CDS encoding tetratricopeptide repeat protein yields the protein MRVYTSLLLALALTLGGCQNLSGPDSLLTRSGEIIKTQTQKLSELAARITGDPEAEARHAEVEALFAQQYIDPLTRYINAHADDPAYADYLPLVREERVSRCQAIEDRYRREQPTRSNLQRLRAGYQLSCPQVVSDFASRVPAAPTSSAQPSNPAPASAATGNNGDADNCYLLFAIKNYQQAEPACHAPAESGDAKAQYHLAAIAHSSGDQTTALRWARSAAAQGQPNGQMLLAELLQQQGRPTEALGWLKRAADSGLPAARYQLAQAYQQGLGTEADTAQADNQLRRAAAEGYLPAMLALGRNKHGSAAGRHWLQQAAEAGSPEAQYRLGLDYMQGTGGPIDLQAAYVWLSLSLVNGEQRGKLHVERLSTQLGSDQLASARSQIQNRLNSR from the coding sequence ATGCGCGTCTACACTTCCCTGCTGCTGGCATTGGCCCTGACCCTTGGCGGCTGCCAGAACCTGTCCGGCCCGGACAGCCTGCTGACGCGCTCCGGCGAAATCATCAAGACCCAAACCCAAAAGCTCAGCGAGCTGGCAGCGCGCATCACCGGCGACCCGGAGGCCGAGGCGCGCCATGCTGAAGTCGAAGCCCTGTTCGCCCAGCAGTACATCGACCCGCTGACCCGCTATATCAATGCTCATGCCGACGACCCGGCTTACGCTGACTATCTGCCACTGGTGCGCGAGGAGCGCGTCAGCCGCTGCCAGGCCATTGAGGATCGTTACCGGCGTGAACAGCCGACACGCTCAAATCTGCAACGCCTGCGAGCCGGATATCAACTCTCCTGTCCGCAGGTGGTCAGCGACTTCGCCAGCCGCGTGCCCGCCGCGCCAACATCCAGCGCTCAGCCCAGCAACCCGGCTCCGGCAAGCGCCGCAACCGGCAACAACGGCGACGCTGACAACTGCTACCTGCTGTTTGCCATCAAGAACTACCAACAGGCCGAGCCCGCGTGCCACGCACCGGCCGAGAGCGGCGACGCCAAAGCCCAGTACCACCTGGCGGCTATCGCCCACAGCAGCGGCGACCAAACCACCGCACTGCGCTGGGCACGCAGCGCTGCGGCCCAGGGTCAGCCTAACGGGCAGATGCTGCTGGCTGAACTGCTGCAACAGCAAGGGCGGCCGACCGAGGCGCTAGGCTGGCTGAAAAGAGCCGCCGACAGCGGCCTGCCGGCAGCGCGCTATCAACTTGCGCAGGCTTACCAGCAGGGTCTGGGCACTGAGGCCGACACCGCGCAGGCCGACAATCAGTTACGCCGCGCAGCCGCTGAGGGCTACCTGCCGGCCATGCTGGCACTGGGACGCAACAAGCATGGCAGCGCGGCCGGACGCCATTGGCTGCAACAGGCCGCCGAAGCCGGCTCACCCGAGGCGCAATATCGACTGGGGCTAGACTACATGCAAGGCACCGGCGGGCCCATCGACCTGCAAGCCGCCTACGTCTGGCTAAGCTTGTCACTGGTCAATGGCGAGCAACGCGGCAAGCTGCATGTCGAGCGGCTGTCAACGCAGCTCGGCAGCGACCAACTGGCCAGTGCCCGCAGCCAGATTCAGAACCGTCTTAACAGCCGCTAA